The Coregonus clupeaformis isolate EN_2021a chromosome 35, ASM2061545v1, whole genome shotgun sequence genome includes the window GACTTAGCCGGCCCATCTAACACATGGGAGCCACAGCAGACTTTTCATTACAACCTGTCCTTGGCCCGGAGAAGCTCCTCCTCAGAACTCGAATTCTCAGGGgaggagatgaatgagaagtAGGTAGCTCTTTGTCTTCCCCATACTTACCTCCTATTCTCTATACTGTGTGTTCTGCAACTGACCAAAGAACCAATCAGAGGGTGTGTTTGTGGTGTACATGTATATAGGCTAGTCCCGTAGAGGTCAAGGGTTAGATAGTTTTAATAATTAACAGTACTCATCTATTTATCCCTTTTGCAGGCAATGGATTCTTTCGACTGAAAATATCCATGAAAGGGTGAGTTAGAGTTAGCGCTGGAATTTTCTAACATCAGGGAGACGGTAAAATAGACtatgggtgcatcccaaatggtgccATTTCCCAAATATATGCCCTACCTTTGATCAgaactctatgggccctggtcaaaagcagggcactatatagggaatagggtgccatttgggatgcagtctagatcagggatgggcaactggtggcCGTGGATCCCCTTTTGTAAGCCCGCGGatcaataaaaaaaaagaatggaactcagtcagggtctcaacttattgttgagagttagaatagtagaatacacaaggtgccgTTTTCAATTTTGGTTTTGCTTCAGCAGTTTTTATCTTgctatgtcagtcactgacagtcactcaattagcccatgtcagctaaaacattttttggggggtaagttagtctagcggccagctatctaaatttgtagtaatcatggtcgaatggGGAGGGGGCAATGGGGAGGgggcattgattttgttagtcacgctcactcagatatcatattttaaaaaattatctgtgtcccatggcaaaatgagtagaattacaTGAAAGTAGTTCTACAATttcaaaatgttctctctgccccagggtaaaatgtgtagaattgcagcaaacttgctttaaaacggcaacattttctctacgccacatggcaaaatgtgcagaattgcaggaaattaacccTAAAACTTCAATTTTGTCTCTCCACTGTCAAGAGGGGATCCGCTAAAATCATTTGCTGGCAGAGTGGGGGGCAGGCCCCAACAAAATGTTGCTTGGGGCCCCCAAAACGCAAGGGCCGACTCAGActacatgtgtgggtatggatgtgggaatgaagacccgcgagccactgcggcccctcatgatgagttcagatttttttggCCCCCACGCCCATAAAAGTTGCCGATCCCTGGCATAGATATtctattacaatactacagtaaatGTACCAGGAGCTGGCGAGTCAGCACTTTGAGTCTAGACAATGGGAACCTGGTGAGCAGGCTTTATATCTCAACAACAAGGTCGGAGGAAGTTGAATAGAATAACATTATTTAATAAGTTGTGGCATTCAGGTTAGATAATAAAGACATCACAATGTAGACAGATGGTGGATTTAATTGAATGTTCAATTTTAGAACAATCTTTCCCGGCTGTTCTTTTACATTACAGTCCACCATAGTTGAGGCTCATGCTAAGTGCAAGAACATCGTGTCATGGGTGAAGGAGGACTCTTCAACAGTGGTGGTCCCTGCCCTTGATCTCATCATGTACAGGCATTTGCCCTggacaccatcatcatcatcatcaacttcCTCCTCCTGGTCTTCAGTCGTAATCAATGAAGCAGATCTGGAAGCGGCCTCCATATGCCGCAGCGTCAGATTCAACCTTGGGCCAAGTCATGGGCCAAGCGAGGTCACCAGCCCTAGAACTGGTGCCAGGACACGGAACCCaactcccttcccctccccccttTCGTATGTACCCCCCTGTAGCTTATTCCTCCCCATAATGGTTGGAACAGTTAATTCCTTAACTTCATACATGTGTATAAATAATGACTTCTCTAAAATGATTTATTTCCACTGAATACAGATGTAGGAACTTacgtttgctacagcaggaaaagaatcctgcagcattaggaaatgtgaattaatatctggattataattaatggacatttttgaagGGGTTGATACATTATTCGTAAGGGAAAAAAATAtattctgaaatttcaaagtggacttcagaagccttttaaaacctcaaatacactatacGTTTTACATTTCctacattgcaggaaagttctcctgcaacagggtgatcaaattaagatcctgcatctgtatGACTTTAGTTGATTCTTTTAAATAATGTTTTAAAGCAGTGTTTGTGTCCAGAAAGGTTTGTTATTGTCGTTGTTACCATATCTTTGTTGTGGGGTGCTCTTCAGGTCAGAGGAGTCTTTGGGAAATGAGGAAGAAGATGACAACCCAAGAAGATATTCCTCAGCATCTGAGAACGGAGATAGAGAGGATTGGGACAGATCCCGCTCAGACCCCCTGAGGTCTGTGTTCGGACTGTCTCACAACTTTATCTTCAGTCAGGTTCACAGAGACGCCCGCAGGTCCCTGAGTGAGGTCATACTGCCATCCATCCAGAGGAGACCAAAGAAGATGAGGCCTATTATTCTGTCTGCGGACACCAGGCTGAtcatggccattgtggagatcATCTTCAAGCAGATCAACGCCAGACTAGCCCAGCTCATGCTGATAGGAGGTGCCAGTCAGGGAGCCGAAGCTCCTTCCACCAGCATCAGCTCACCGAGCAGTCAGTTTGCTGAGCAGATGCTGCGGACAATCACAACCACAATGAATGGCCATACTATGGGACAGATGGCGCTCACTTGGCTGTCTGGAAAGTCCGCTAAGGAGATTGAGAGAGAGCTAGGACGACTGGCAGGTCAGGTCATTGTTGCAACCATCAGCAGCATCCAGAGGGCGAAGAGCGACGCTCAGACAGGACATGAGGTGCGGGTGTCCTACTTCCTGTCAGCGGTGTCGGCCGAGGTGCAGAGTCTGGTGGTCCAGAGAACGGAGACCAGGATGTCAGGAAGCGACCACCTGCTGAACCTGTCTCGGGCAAAGATCAACAGGGCCGTCGAGCTGAAAATGGCTGAAATGTACGGTGGATCCCTGTGGGATTGGTCCCTGACAGAACAGAATATCCAGCTAGGTCATGACAGAATCACTGCCATGTCCAATGATTTGGTGGATTTGGTGGTCGATGATACCCTGGATGCCCTTGGTTATCTAGAGAACCAGGCATTTTCCAGGTCCCAGAGCGCTGGCTCCCGGACAGGGATTGAAGGCCTCGACATTGATGGTGTGGCAAGGGACATGGTCCGGGGAAAGCTGCAGCCAAACTCAAGGCATCCATGTCTGAGTTTGAGCTGGAGGGGGATCCAGATACTCACAGGGCAGCAGTGGTCCCTCGAACCATTCACCTCTGTCTCGCTCCCACTCCGACCTGAGGATGCTCTGTGTCCGGTCAGCAGTGTCAGTCAGAACTGCCCTGCAAGTGATAAAAACAGAGCTTGACAGCAACTCAGACGAGTCCTTTGTTCCATGCCAGATGTCTAGAAACCTTCTAGCACGTCTAGTGTCGAGTGTCGAGAGCATCAGCGATCTGGAAATTGGTGAGATGCTCCAGGGCCCCTCAGCAATAATGGAGCCGGAGGCTGTGAGAGAACACCCAGACATATCCTCCACTGCCATCTACCACGCCCTGCTCATTGATTGTCCATTCCCACCATCAGAGAGGATTCAGGAAACAATTATTCTAAGCCGTCCACTCACTGCACAGGATGTGACCACACAGGGGGAAAAGCAGCATCCTGCTGACCTTCAGACCGACAACCTAATGGCAGAATACTCTGCCAAGGCCCAAGGGGTAGTGACTCAGGTCATAAGAGATGCTTCTTTGACCATGGACATCCTGTCAGCCCACGTCTCCTCAAGGAACATTGCTGAGGCCTCAACTAGCATTCTTGAGTCCCTTCTAGTGGACTTAAACGAGGCAATTGAGGTGAGTAGGGCAGGTAGGATCAAGTTCTGGGAACAGGTTCAGTTATCCTCCCAGAAACTTTACAGCACAGCTGTGAACGAGCTGAAGAGTTTGTACACTGGTTGCCACCTCACCAATGAGCGGGACCACCAGGATACCCATTTAACTGCTGACAAAATCCAGGACATGGAAGTGTCTACCAACAATGACCTCAAAGACCCAACAGTTGCAGTCAGCCAGGAGTCAGTCAGACACAGCGCCAAGAAGATCCTCAGCAAGGTTCTGAATGTGATCAAGGCCGGAGTAGCTGCCTCAGAGCACTCATCTGTGGGTGAGCAGATGACCGAAGAGTGGCAGGTTGCCATGGAGATGTTTGACTCCATTCTGAACAGGCTAGAAGATGATGAGCCTGATGTGGGTGAAGAGGATCATCTTCATGTGATGTCGGTCCATGACATCTACCAGGATGTCTCATCTAAAACCTCTCAGGTTTGTATGGCGGTGACTGGCCAGGCGATGGACACGCTGACCGATGATGTGTCAGCCGCGACCTCTGTGTGTGGTAAGTAAAATGACcacttttcatttattttattttgtaatatgcactaaattgattttttttttttttaaattttctccacctttatttaaccaggtaaaccagatgagaacaagttctcatttacaactgtgaccttgCCAACTCTCGTGTCATGTAGGATTCACTCATGAGCTTAATAGTTTtattgcaattgtgttcattggaTTTTCAAGATTGTGTATTATTGTAAAATATACACAACATAACTATTTTATCTCTTCTGCCCCCAGATAttcttctgcccaaatcaaagagAAATCTCTTCCAGGCCACAAGTACCCACAGGTCAGGCACTAGCCAGGCCTCCAGTGACGTTCTTGCTGAGCTCCATGCCAACCGCCCTGACACCGCATTGCCTGTGAAGTGCACTTCTACAGCTGTTGCTGATACAGAGACTCGTCACGTCCCCTCTGCCAGAGTGAAGAAGAAGAGCCAGGGCCGGAGGTTCAGTTACTGCCCAAAGTTGCCAACGGTCAAGATCAAGGTATGGAGCTCCATGTTTGGGGTTTTTCCC containing:
- the LOC123482674 gene encoding uncharacterized protein LOC123482674 produces the protein MFNFRTIFPGCSFTLQSTIVEAHAKCKNIVSWVKEDSSTVVVPALDLIMYRHLPWTPSSSSSTSSSWSSVVINEADLEAASICRSVRFNLGPSHGPSEVTSPRTGARTRNPTPFPSPLSSEESLGNEEEDDNPRRYSSASENGDREDWDRSRSDPLRSVFGLSHNFIFSQVHRDARRSLSEVILPSIQRRPKKMRPIILSADTRLIMAIVEIIFKQINARLAQLMLIGGASQGAEAPSTSISSPSSQFAEQMLRTITTTMNGHTMGQMALTWLSGKSAKEIERELGRLAGQVIVATISSIQRAKSDAQTGHEVRVSYFLSAVSAEVQSLVVQRTETRMSGSDHLLNLSRAKINRAVELKMAEMYGGSLWDWSLTEQNIQLGHDRITAMSNDLVDLVVDDTLDALGYLENQAFSRSQSAGSRTGIEGLDIDGVARDMVRGKLQPNSRHPSVSVRTALQVIKTELDSNSDESFVPCQMSRNLLARLVSSVESISDLEIGEMLQGPSAIMEPEAVREHPDISSTAIYHALLIDCPFPPSERIQETIILSRPLTAQDVTTQGEKQHPADLQTDNLMAEYSAKAQGVVTQVIRDASLTMDILSAHVSSRNIAEASTSILESLLVDLNEAIEVSRAGRIKFWEQVQLSSQKLYSTAVNELKSLYTGCHLTNERDHQDTHLTADKIQDMEVSTNNDLKDPTVAVSQESVRHSAKKILSKVLNVIKAGVAASEHSSVGEQMTEEWQVAMEMFDSILNRLEDDEPDVGEEDHLHVMSVHDIYQDVSSKTSQVCMAVTGQAMDTLTDDVSAATSVCGK